From a single Miscanthus floridulus cultivar M001 chromosome 8, ASM1932011v1, whole genome shotgun sequence genomic region:
- the LOC136476071 gene encoding ABC transporter G family member 39-like — MDLVRMGSIASGSMRRTASSWRASGRSDAFGRSVREEDDEEALRWAAIEKLPTYDRMRKGILTGAGAGFEEVDIQGLGMQERKNLIERLVRTAEEDNERFLLKLRDRMERVGIDNPTIEVRFEHLNIDAEAYVGNRGVPTMTNFFSNKIIDALSAMHIVSSGKRPISILHDISGIIRPGRMSLLLGPPGSGKTSLLLALAGKLDSTLKVSGRVTYNGHDMDEFVPQRTSAYIGQHDIHVGEMTVRETLAFSARCQGVGTRYDMLTELSRREKEANIQPDPDIDVYMKAISVEGQESVVTDYILKILGLEVCADTMVGDSMIRGISGGQKKRVTTGEMLVGPAKALFMDEISTGLDSSTTYQIVNSLRQSVHILGGTALIALLQPAPETYELFDDIVLLSEGQIVYQGPRENVLEFFEAIGFKCPERKGVADFLQEVTSRKDQHQYWCRRDEPYRYISVNDFSEAFKAFHVGRKLGSELKEPFDRTRNHPAALTTSKYGISKMELLRACFSREWLLMKRNSFVYIFKVVQLIILGTIAMTVFLRTTMHRRSVEDGVIFLGAMFLGLVTHLFNGFAELAMSIAKLPIFYKQRDLLFYPSWAYALPTWLLKIPISFLECAVWIGMTYYVIGFDPNIERFFRHYLLLVLISQMASGLFRLLAALGREMVVADTFGSFAQLVLLILGGFLIARDNIKKYWIWGYWSSPLMYAQNAIAVNEFLGHSWQKVVDSTHSNDTLGVQILKARGIFVDPNWYWIGVGALLGYIMLFNVLFVLFLDWLGPLGQGQAVVSEEELREKHVNRTGENVELLPLGTASQNSPSDGRGEIAGAETRKRGMALPFTPLSITFDNIKYSVDMPQEMKDKGITEDRLLLLKGVSGAFRPGVLTALMGVSGAGKTTLMDVLAGRKTGGYIEGDISISGYPKKQETFARIAGYCEQNDIHSPHVTVYESLLYSAWLRLPHEVDSEARKMFVEQVMELVELTPLRGALVGLPGVNGLSTEQRKRLTIAVELVANPSIIFMDEPTSGLDARAAAIVMRTVRNTVDTGRTVVCTIHQPSIDIFEAFDELFLMKRGGEEIYVGPLGRNSCHLIDYFEGIEGVKKIKDGYNPATWMLEVTTLAQEDILGINFAEVYRNSDLYRRNKALISELSIPPSGSRDLYFPTQYSQSFLTQCMACLWKQHMSYWRNPSYTATRIFFTTVIALIFGTIFLNLGKKIGTRQDLLYALGSMYAAVLFIGIQNGQTVQPIVDVERTVFYREKAAGMYSALPYAFAQVLIEIPHIFLQTVVYGLIVYSLIGFEWTAEKFFWYMFFMFFTFMYFTFYGMMAVAMTPNSDIAAIVSTAFYAIWNIFAGFLIPRPRIPIWWRWYSWACPVAWTLYGLVASQFGDITDVRLEDDEIVKDFVNRFFGFQHDNLGYVATAVVGFTVLFAFVFAFSIKVFNFQRR, encoded by the exons ATGGATTTAGTGCGGATGGGGAGCATCGCCAGCGGGAGCATGCGGCGGACGGCGTCGTCGTGGCGGGCGTCCGGGCGGAGCGACGCGTTCGGCCGGTCCGTGcgggaggaggacgacgaggaggcgctGCGATGGGCGGCCATCGAGAAGCTGCCCACCTACGACCGCATGCGCAAGGGCATCCTcacgggcgccggcgccggcttCGAGGAGGTGGATATCCAGGGGCTCGGCATGCAGGAGCGCAAGAACCTCATCGAACGCCTCGTACGCACCGCCGAGGAGGACAACGAGCGGTTCCTACTCAAGCTCCGCGACCGCATGGAGCG AGTTGGGATCGATAATCCAACAATAGAAGTGCGGTTTGAGCACTTGAACATCGACGCCGAGGCCTACGTCGGCAACCGGGGTGTCCCGACGATGACCAACTTCTTCTCCAACAAAATCATT GATGCACTAAGTGCTATGCACATCGTTTCAAGCGGGAAGAGACCTATCTCTATCCTTCACGATATCAGTGGAATCATAAGACCCGGAAG AATGTCTTTGCTGCTTGGCCCTCCTGGATCCGGGAAAACAAGTCTACTTCTGGCTTTGGCAGGGAAACTTGACTCAACTCTTAAG GTGTCAGGAAGAGTAACTTACAATGGTCATGACATGGATGAATTTGTCCCTCAAAGGACATCGGCATACATTGGGCAGCATGATATTCACGTCGGCGAAATGACGGTCCGGGAAACGCTTGCCTTCTCTGCAAGATGTCAAGGAGTTGGAACACGTTATG ACATGCTTACTGAACTTTCAAGAAGGGAGAAAGAAGCCAACATTCAGCCAGATCCTGATATCGATGTTTACATGAAG GCTATTTCCGTGGAAGGTCAGGAAAGTGTGGTCACAGATTACATCCTCAAG ATTCTAGGTCTGGAGGTCTGTGCAGATACAATGGTTGGAGACTCTATGATCAGAGGTATCTCAGGAGGACAAAAGAAGCGTGTCACAACCG GCGAGATGCTTGTTGGTCCAGCTAAGGCGCTATTCATGGATGAAATCTCCACCGGTCTGGACAGCTCCACAACATATCAGATCGTCAACTCTCTAAGGCAGTCGGTCCACATCCTTGGTGGAACTGCACTTATCGCATTGCTTCAGCCTGCGCCTGAAACATACGAGCTCTTCGATGACATTGTTCTCCTCTCTGAGGGCCAAATCGTATACCAGGGTCCTCGGGAGAATGTCCTTGAATTCTTTGAGGCCATAGGCTTCAAATGTCCTGAGAGAAAAGGTGTTGCAGACTTCTTGCAAGAA GTTACATCAAGGAAGGATCAGCACCAGTACTGGTGTAGAAGAGACGAGCCATACAGATACATCTCAGTTAATGACTTTTCAGAGGCGTTCAAAGCATTCCACGTTGGGCGTAAGCTGGGATCAGAGCTCAAGGAGCCCTTCGATCGCACCAGGAACCATCCTGCAGCTCTCACAACGTCAAAGTATGGTATCAGCAAGATGGAGCTTCTAAGAGCATGCTTTTCTAGGGAGTGGCTGCTGATGAAGAGGAACTCATTTGTTTATATCTTCAAAGTAGTCCAG CTCATAATTCTTGGAACCATTGCAATGACGGTCTTCCTGCGCACGACAATGCATCGACGTAGTGTCGAAGATGGAGTGATATTTCTGGGCGCTATGTTCCTTGGACTAGTCACACATTTGTTCAATGGTTTTGCTGAGCTCGCCATGAGTATTGCAAAGCTGCCGATATTCTATAAGCAGAGGGATCTCCTCTTCTATCCATCATGGGCATATGCATTGCCTACATGGTTGCTAAAGATACCAATATCATTCTTGGAATGCGCTGTGTGGATTGGCATGACTTACTATGTCATTGGCTTTGATCCAAACATCGAAAGGTTCTTTCGCCATTACCTGCTGCTCGTACTAATCAGCCAGATGGCATCTGGTCTTTTCCGGCTTCTTGCTGCACTAGGAAGAGAAATGGTTGTCGCAGACACATTTGGGTCATTCGCGCAGCTTGTCCTTCTGATTCTTGGTGGCTTCTTGATAGCAAGAG ATAACATCAAGAAATATTGGATCTGGGGCTATTGGTCCTCCCCTCTGATGTATGCCCAGAATGCCATAGCGGTGAATGAGTTCCTTGGCCATAGCTGGCAGAAG GTTGTCGATAGCACACATAGCAACGACACGCTCGGTGTTCAAATCCTAAAGGCCCGCGGCATCTTTGTCGATCCAAACTGGTATTGGATTGGTGTTGGTGCATTGCTTGGTTATATCATGCTCTTCAACGTACTCTTCGTTCTGTTCCTTGACTGGCTTGGCC CACTTGGACAAGGTCAGGCTGTTGTTTCTGAAGAGGAGCTGAGGGAGAAGCACGTAAACCGTACTGGTGAAAATGTTGAGTTGCTGCCTCTTGGAACAGCTTCCCAGAATTCGCCTTCAGATG GAAGAGGAGAAATTGCTGGAGCTGAAACTAGGAAGAGAGGAATGGCACTTCCATTTACGCCATTGTCCATCACCTTTGACAATATCAAATACTCGGTGGACATGCCTCAG GAAATGAAAGACAAAGGTATTACTGAAGACCGTCTACTGCTGCTGAAGGGTGTAAGTGGAGCCTTCAGACCAGGAGTCCTTACAGCACTGATGGGAGTCAGTGGAGCGGGTAAGACTACCCTGATGGATGTGTTGGCGGGAAGGAAAACTGGTGGTTACATTGAAGGAGATATTTCAATCTCTGGATACCCAAAGAAACAAGAGACCTTTGCTCGGATTGCTGGCTACTGTGAGCAAAATGATATCCATTCTCCACATGTCACTGTTTATGAATCCCTCCTGTACTCTGCATGGCTCCGGTTGCCCCATGAAGTGGATTCAGAAGCAAGAAAG ATGTTTGTGGAACAAGTCATGGAACTCGTGGAATTGACACCACTGAGGGGAGCATTGGTAGGACTGCCAGGAGTAAATGGTTTATCCACAGAACAGAGGAAGAGACTCACCATTGCTGTTGAGCTCGTGGCCAATCCATCCATCATATTCATGGACGAACCAACTTCAGGACTAGATGCGAGGGCAGCTGCAATCGTGATGAGGACAGTCCGAAACACGGTGGATACTGGAAGGACAGTTGTCTGCACAATCCACCAGCCAAGCATTGATATCTTTGAAGCTTTTGATGAG CTATTTCTGATGAAACGGGGAGGAGAAGAAATATATGTCGGACCTTTGGGACGCAACTCGTGCCATCTGATTGACTACTTTGAG GGAATAGAAGGAGTAAAGAAAATCAAGGATGGTTACAACCCTGCAACATGGATGTTGGAAGTGACCACCTTAGCTCAGGAAGATATCCTTGGAATCAACTTTGCCGAAGTATACAGAAACTCTGACCTGTACCG GAGGAACAAAGCTTTGATTAGTGAATTAAGCATACCACCATCAGGGTCCAGGGACTTGTACTTCCCAACCCAATATTCACAGTCCTTCCTTACACAATGCATGGCTTGCCTGTGGAAGCAGCACATGTCTTACTGGAGAAATCCATCATATACCGCAACTAGAATCTTCTTCACAACAGTTATTGCTCTCATCTTCGGAACCATCTTCTTAAACTTAGGAAAGAAAAT TGGCACTAGGCAGGACCTATTGTATGCTTTGGGATCCATGTATGCAGCAGTTCTTTTCATTGGAATTCAGAATGGCCAAACTGTGCAGCCAATTGTGGATGTTGAGCGAACAGTTTTCTACCGAGAAAAGGCAGCTGGAATGTACTCTGCTCTACCCTATGCTTTTGCACAG GTTCTTATTGAGATCCCACACATCTTCCTTCAGACAGTCGTGTATGGTCTCATTGTCTACAGCCTGATTGGCTTTGAATGGACAGCTGAGAAGttcttttggtatatgttcttcATGTTCTTCACCTTCATGTACTTCACGTTCTATGGGATGATGGCAGTCGCCATGACACCAAACAGCGACATTGCTGCTATAGTCTCAACTGCGTTCTACGCAATATGGAACATCTTTGCCGGCTTCCTTATCCCCCGCCCG AGGATACCAATATGGTGGAGATGGTACTCGTGGGCTTGCCCAGTGGCTTGGACACTATATGGACTTGTCGCCTCACAATTTGGAGACATCACAGACGTCAGGCTGGAAGATGATGAAATAGTGAAAGATTTCGTCAACAGATTCTTTGGATTCCAGCATGACAACTTGGGTTATGTAGCTACTGCTGTTGTTGGATTCACTGTTCTCTTTGCTTTCGTCTTTGCCTTCTCCATCAAAGTCTTCAACTTCCAGAGAAGATAA
- the LOC136468778 gene encoding uncharacterized protein yields the protein MAETNAERQAREERARKAEADRVAALDAYEAKYAAVHVAAIAVLNIKVLVPLVLDRAADNYNRWRSMFLVVLGKYALTDHVLSDVINADRPAWVQMNCTVLTWIYCTIHADLQQSTMNRKPNARGAWIYLENEFLGQRESRALLLSAKFRTAKQGSASITDFCRRLETMAATLSDFGDPIGDRTLVLTLLRGLNGKFRPMVSNLKMRQPFPTFEEARTLLLLKEIDIDDVAASEAAGASDPPASSTTTTLVTAPRPHAGRSYVGQG from the coding sequence ATGGCCGAAACCAACGCCGAACGCCAGGCTCGCGAGGAGCGCGCTCGCAAGGCGGAGGCCGATCGCGTTGCGGCCCTCGACGCGTACGAGGCCAAGTATGCCGCCGTCCACGTCGCGGCCATCGCCGTCCTCAACATCAAGGTCCTCGTGCCCCTGGTCTTGGATCGCGCCGCCGACAACTATAACCGGTGGCGGTCCATGTTCCTCGTTGTCCTGGGCAAGTATGCCCTAACGGACCACGTCCTCTCCGATGTCATCAACGCCGATCGGCCGGCGTGGGTGCAGATGAACTGCACCGTGCTTACTTGGATCTACTGCACCATCCACGCCGATCTCCAGCAGTCGACGATGAACCGCAAGCCGAACGCGCGCGGCGCGTGGATCTACCTCGAGAACGAGTTCCTCGGCCAGCGCGAATCGCGCGCCCTACTGCTCTCGGCAAAGTTCCGCACGGCGAAACAGGGGTCGGCCTCCATCACCGACTTCTGCCGTCGTCTTGAAACGATGGCGGCAACCCTCAGCGACTTCGGCGATCCGATCGGGGATCGAACCTTGGTCCTCACTCTCCTTCGTGGGCTCAATGGCAAGTTCCGGCCCATGGTCTCCAACCTCAAGATGCGGCAACCCTTCCCCACCTTCGAGGAGGCTCGCACGCTCCTCCTGCTCAAGGAGATCGACATTGACGACGTTGCTGCAAGCGAAGCTGCCGGGGCATCGGACCCGCCGGCATCCTCTACGACAACCACGCTCGTCACTGCTCCGCGCCCTCATGCTGGGCGCTCCTACGTAGGCCAGGGCTAG